The following are from one region of the Actinomycetes bacterium genome:
- a CDS encoding polyribonucleotide nucleotidyltransferase, producing MAVHRVQGAVGGRDMFLETGKLAKLAGGSVVVGLGGTWLLVTATAAKQAKEQLDFFPLTVDVEERMYAAGKIPGGFFRREGRPSETAILTARLVDRPLRPSFPKGLRNEVHVVATVLSADMQNLWDVLAINGASTAVQLAGIPFSGPVGAVRLGRKETDWIVNPTYDELAECTYDMVVAGRQNEAGGVDVLMVEAEATEHAVRLMEEGAPKPTEEALGLALELSKPHIATACQLQLELVRQAGAQPREFPLFAEYGEDVAGVVRAAAEAAVREAITIADKNERQDRLDELKAQALQAAAEQLGDALAGREKEVSAAFRALTKELVRQRVVKDGKRIDGRGPRDIRPLEAEVGILPRAHGSGLFQRGETQVLNVTTLGMVRMEQIVDTLDPEERKRFMHHYNFPPFSTGETGFMRGPKRREIGHGALAERAVLPVVPDKEEFPYALRLVSEVLSSNGSTSMASVCASTLSLMDAGVPIKAPVGGIAMGLIAEGGEFVTLTDILGAEDAFGDMDFKVAGTREFVTALQLDTKLAGIPSEVLIGALTQARDARLVVLDVIQAAIDRPREELNRLAPRVHVEQIPVAKIGELIGPKGKRINEIQAASGADISIEDDGRVFIGATDGEQLDIALRMIREQMNPVMPQTGERYLGTVVKTTTFGAFISLTPGKDGLLHISKLGRKGQRVRAVEDVVNVGDKLLVEVVEVDRQNRISLKLAEEGEAAPGSTDGVTASPAASGSASADGESQ from the coding sequence ATGGCAGTCCATCGTGTACAAGGCGCCGTCGGCGGCCGGGACATGTTCCTGGAAACCGGCAAGCTGGCCAAGCTAGCCGGCGGCTCAGTCGTCGTCGGGCTCGGCGGGACCTGGCTCCTGGTCACCGCCACCGCGGCCAAGCAGGCCAAGGAGCAGCTCGACTTCTTCCCGCTCACCGTCGACGTCGAGGAGCGCATGTACGCCGCCGGCAAGATCCCCGGCGGCTTCTTCCGTCGCGAGGGGCGGCCCTCCGAGACGGCCATCCTGACCGCGCGGCTCGTCGACCGGCCGCTGCGTCCTTCGTTCCCAAAGGGCCTGCGCAACGAGGTCCACGTCGTCGCCACCGTCCTCTCGGCCGACATGCAGAACCTGTGGGACGTCCTCGCGATCAACGGGGCGTCGACCGCCGTCCAGCTCGCGGGCATCCCGTTCTCGGGGCCGGTCGGGGCCGTGCGCCTGGGCCGCAAGGAGACCGACTGGATCGTCAACCCCACCTACGACGAGCTGGCCGAGTGCACCTACGACATGGTCGTGGCCGGGCGCCAGAACGAGGCCGGCGGCGTGGACGTCCTCATGGTCGAGGCCGAGGCCACCGAGCACGCCGTCCGCCTGATGGAGGAGGGCGCGCCCAAGCCGACCGAGGAGGCCCTGGGCCTGGCCCTCGAGCTCTCCAAGCCCCACATCGCCACCGCCTGCCAGCTCCAGCTCGAGCTGGTGCGACAGGCCGGCGCCCAGCCCCGCGAGTTCCCGCTGTTCGCCGAGTACGGCGAGGACGTGGCCGGGGTGGTGCGGGCCGCCGCCGAGGCCGCGGTCCGCGAGGCGATCACCATCGCCGACAAGAACGAGCGCCAGGACCGCCTCGACGAGCTGAAGGCCCAGGCCCTGCAGGCCGCCGCCGAGCAGCTCGGCGACGCCCTGGCCGGCCGCGAGAAGGAGGTCTCGGCCGCCTTCCGCGCGCTGACCAAGGAGCTGGTCCGCCAGCGCGTGGTCAAGGACGGCAAGCGCATCGACGGACGCGGCCCGCGCGACATCCGGCCGCTCGAGGCCGAGGTCGGGATCCTGCCCCGGGCCCACGGCTCCGGCCTGTTCCAGCGGGGCGAGACCCAGGTGCTCAACGTCACCACCCTCGGCATGGTCCGCATGGAGCAGATCGTGGACACCCTCGACCCCGAGGAACGCAAGCGCTTCATGCACCACTACAACTTCCCGCCCTTCTCCACCGGCGAGACCGGCTTCATGCGCGGCCCCAAGCGTCGGGAGATCGGCCACGGGGCGCTCGCCGAGCGCGCGGTGCTGCCCGTGGTCCCCGACAAGGAAGAGTTCCCCTACGCCCTGCGGCTGGTCAGCGAGGTGCTGTCGTCCAACGGCTCCACCTCGATGGCGTCGGTGTGCGCGTCCACGCTGTCGCTGATGGACGCCGGCGTGCCGATCAAGGCGCCCGTCGGCGGCATCGCCATGGGCCTGATCGCCGAGGGCGGCGAGTTCGTCACCCTGACCGACATCCTCGGGGCCGAGGACGCCTTTGGCGACATGGACTTCAAGGTGGCGGGCACGCGCGAGTTCGTGACCGCGCTGCAGCTCGACACCAAGCTGGCCGGCATCCCGAGCGAGGTGCTGATCGGCGCCCTCACCCAGGCCCGCGACGCCCGCCTGGTCGTCCTCGACGTCATCCAGGCCGCGATCGACCGGCCCCGCGAGGAGCTGAACCGGCTCGCGCCCCGCGTCCACGTCGAGCAGATCCCGGTCGCCAAGATCGGCGAGCTGATCGGTCCCAAGGGCAAGCGGATCAACGAGATCCAGGCCGCCTCGGGCGCCGACATCTCGATCGAGGACGACGGGCGCGTGTTCATCGGGGCGACCGACGGCGAGCAGCTCGACATCGCCCTGAGGATGATCCGCGAGCAGATGAACCCGGTCATGCCGCAGACCGGCGAGCGCTACCTCGGCACGGTGGTGAAGACCACCACCTTCGGCGCCTTCATCTCCCTCACCCCGGGCAAGGACGGCCTGCTCCACATCTCCAAGCTGGGCCGCAAGGGCCAGCGCGTGCGGGCGGTCGAGGACGTCGTCAACGTGGGCGACAAGCTGCTGGTCGAGGTGGTCGAGGTCGACCGCCAGAACCGCATCTCGCTGAAGCTGGCCGAGGAGGGTGAGGCGGCGCCCGGGTCCACCGACGGGGTGACCGCCAGCCCGGCCGCGTCCGGGTCCGCCAGCGCCGACGGCGAGAGCCAGTAG
- a CDS encoding pitrilysin family protein, whose product MAGSGSGAFERTELAGGLRILTERMPSVRSVALGIWAGVGSRDETPRLAGASHYLEHLLFKGTARRSAQEIAEVMDAVGGEMNAFTFKEYTCFYARTLDRDLPLAVDVLVDMVRASRLAKVDVDAERTVILEEIGAANDVPEDLVHDVFAEVLFGGHPLARPVLGTVESIQAMTRDALARYWRRHYTPGNLVVAAAGSCRHDEVVELVGGAFGDLEAGGAAGPRVERKEPRFAGGVRVRRKPTDQAHVVLGCPGMSRSDPRRFALGVLNIAFGGGMSSRLFQEVREKRGLAYSIGSYTGQYSETGSFAVYAGTAPKRIHEVLRVVGEETERVVADGLTEEELERSKGHFKGSLVLGLEDTSSRMSWLGKSELTRGEILSVDEVIRRVDAVTEADVRAVAKEILGGGPRALALIGPFDAEGFEEYVA is encoded by the coding sequence ATGGCCGGGTCCGGATCAGGTGCCTTCGAGCGGACCGAGCTCGCCGGGGGCCTGCGAATCCTCACCGAGCGCATGCCCAGCGTGCGCTCGGTGGCGCTCGGGATCTGGGCCGGCGTGGGGTCCCGGGACGAGACCCCACGCCTGGCCGGCGCCTCCCACTACCTCGAGCACCTGCTGTTCAAGGGCACCGCGCGCCGCTCGGCGCAGGAGATCGCCGAGGTCATGGACGCGGTGGGCGGGGAGATGAACGCCTTCACGTTCAAGGAGTACACCTGCTTCTATGCCCGCACGCTCGACCGCGACCTGCCGCTCGCGGTCGACGTGCTGGTCGACATGGTGCGCGCCTCCAGGCTGGCCAAGGTCGACGTGGACGCCGAGCGGACGGTGATCCTCGAGGAGATCGGCGCGGCCAACGACGTGCCCGAGGACCTGGTGCACGACGTGTTCGCCGAGGTGCTGTTCGGCGGGCACCCGCTCGCCCGGCCCGTGCTCGGCACGGTCGAGTCGATCCAGGCCATGACGCGCGACGCCCTCGCGCGCTACTGGCGGCGCCACTACACCCCGGGCAACCTGGTGGTGGCCGCGGCCGGGAGCTGCCGGCACGACGAGGTGGTCGAGCTGGTCGGGGGGGCGTTCGGCGACCTCGAGGCGGGCGGCGCGGCCGGCCCCCGGGTCGAGCGCAAGGAGCCCAGGTTCGCCGGGGGCGTGCGCGTGCGGCGCAAGCCCACCGACCAGGCCCACGTCGTGCTCGGCTGCCCGGGCATGTCACGGTCGGACCCGCGCCGGTTCGCGCTCGGTGTGCTGAACATCGCCTTCGGCGGCGGCATGAGCTCACGGCTGTTCCAGGAGGTACGCGAGAAGCGCGGCCTGGCCTACTCGATCGGCTCCTACACCGGCCAGTACTCCGAGACCGGGTCGTTCGCGGTCTACGCCGGGACGGCGCCCAAGCGGATCCACGAGGTGCTGCGGGTCGTCGGCGAGGAGACCGAGCGGGTGGTGGCCGACGGGCTGACCGAGGAGGAGCTCGAGCGGAGCAAGGGGCACTTCAAGGGCTCGCTGGTGCTCGGGCTCGAGGACACCTCGAGCCGGATGTCGTGGCTCGGCAAGTCGGAGCTGACCCGCGGCGAGATCTTGTCGGTGGACGAGGTCATCCGGCGGGTCGACGCGGTCACCGAGGCCGACGTGCGCGCAGTGGCCAAGGAGATCCTGGGCGGGGGCCCGCGGGCCCTGGCCTTGATCGGCCCGTTCGACGCCGAGGGCTTCGAGGAGTACGTGGCGTAG
- a CDS encoding TIGR00730 family Rossman fold protein, with the protein MFCASAHGLPEEYHRAARELGRELARRGWQLVYGGGDVGLMGEVARAVHEHGGRVFGAIPRALVERELAYGPADELVVTETLRQRKAEMDARADAFVALPGGFGTLEELLEVITLRQLRLHDRPIVLLNTSGYYDPFLAMVRAMVEQGFVAAGEGGLFEVAATPAEALDLVEAAIAAGAGRTTALGEPPAEALAEDWTAELPASQ; encoded by the coding sequence GTGTTCTGTGCGTCCGCGCACGGGTTGCCCGAGGAGTACCACCGGGCCGCGCGTGAGCTCGGGCGCGAGCTGGCCCGGCGCGGGTGGCAGCTCGTCTACGGCGGCGGTGATGTGGGTCTGATGGGGGAGGTGGCCCGGGCCGTGCACGAGCACGGCGGCCGGGTCTTCGGGGCGATCCCGCGCGCCCTGGTCGAGCGCGAGCTCGCCTACGGCCCGGCCGACGAGCTGGTCGTGACTGAGACCCTGCGCCAGCGCAAGGCCGAGATGGACGCAAGGGCCGACGCGTTCGTCGCCCTGCCCGGCGGGTTCGGCACCCTGGAGGAACTGCTCGAGGTGATCACGCTGCGCCAGCTCCGCCTGCACGACCGGCCGATCGTGCTGCTCAACACCAGCGGCTACTACGACCCCTTCCTGGCCATGGTCCGGGCCATGGTCGAGCAGGGATTCGTCGCGGCCGGCGAGGGGGGGCTGTTCGAGGTCGCCGCCACCCCCGCCGAAGCGCTCGACCTGGTCGAGGCCGCGATCGCGGCGGGCGCCGGCCGGACCACGGCGCTCGGCGAGCCCCCCGCCGAGGCCCTGGCCGAGGACTGGACCGCGGAGCTGCCAGCCTCCCAGTGA
- a CDS encoding molybdopterin-dependent oxidoreductase produces the protein MRARSTNLTLLALLVVALASGGLAFAAGTPAGRWVVIGHGVAGLALLLLSPWKSVIARRGLARRRPGRGLSVAFAVLVATAVAAGVLHAAGAGSLGPVTAMQVHVGAALLAVPLLAWHAWTHQVRPRRTDLSRRAALRLGTLAAGAGLAWLGVEGLVRLSGLPGAGRRFTGSLPAGGDPDRIPVTQWLDDRVPAIDPGTWRLEVRMGGHRRLVGYAELAAWSDRVDATLDCTGGWYATARWEGVRLDRLLAGMDEGASIVVTSSTGYRRRLPWSAAGSLLLATRLAGRPLSAGHGFPARLVAPGRRGFWWVKWVTTVEVTGTPAWREPPFPLT, from the coding sequence ATGCGTGCCCGCTCGACCAACCTGACGCTGCTCGCGCTGCTGGTGGTGGCGCTGGCCAGCGGCGGGCTGGCGTTCGCGGCCGGTACCCCGGCCGGCCGCTGGGTGGTGATCGGGCACGGCGTGGCCGGGCTCGCGCTGCTGCTGCTGAGCCCGTGGAAGTCGGTTATCGCCCGCCGGGGCCTGGCCAGGCGACGGCCGGGCCGGGGCCTGTCGGTCGCCTTCGCGGTGCTCGTGGCCACCGCGGTCGCGGCCGGGGTGCTCCACGCAGCCGGCGCGGGGTCCCTCGGCCCGGTCACGGCCATGCAGGTCCACGTCGGCGCGGCGCTGCTCGCGGTGCCCCTGCTCGCCTGGCATGCCTGGACGCACCAGGTGCGGCCGAGGCGCACCGACCTCTCGCGCCGCGCCGCACTCCGGCTCGGCACCCTGGCCGCCGGGGCGGGCCTGGCCTGGCTCGGCGTCGAGGGGCTCGTGCGGCTCTCGGGGCTGCCTGGGGCGGGACGGCGCTTCACCGGCTCCCTGCCCGCCGGCGGCGACCCGGACCGCATCCCGGTCACCCAGTGGCTCGACGACCGGGTGCCCGCCATCGATCCCGGCACCTGGCGGCTCGAGGTCCGCATGGGCGGGCATCGCCGGCTGGTCGGCTACGCCGAGCTGGCCGCCTGGTCGGACCGGGTGGACGCCACCCTGGACTGCACCGGCGGCTGGTACGCGACCGCCCGCTGGGAGGGAGTGCGCCTGGACCGGCTGCTCGCCGGCATGGACGAGGGTGCCAGCATCGTGGTCACCTCGAGCACCGGATACCGCAGGCGCCTGCCCTGGTCGGCGGCTGGCTCGCTGCTGCTCGCCACCAGGCTCGCCGGCCGGCCCCTCTCTGCCGGCCACGGCTTCCCGGCCCGCCTGGTGGCACCCGGCCGGCGCGGCTTCTGGTGGGTGAAGTGGGTGACCACCGTCGAGGTCACCGGCACCCCGGCGTGGCGGGAGCCGCCCTTCCCGCTGACGTGA
- a CDS encoding GNAT family N-acetyltransferase, with protein MLASVDNDAVVMAVLADRFRLPMERLVPGEIAVAEVPHPSLPVRAFTRDGGAVVAVAPEAARLLSAHLRGPATIRPSLEAVAAELPGHMFSGVARTGVAIPPPLVPVTIVDTADPRLPDWVHGHFTGDAWVVLEDRQVLSTAVLKRYDDRLREIAVGTAEAARGRGLARGVVAAAARAVLAQGRAVLYNHAEDNFASAKVAESIGLHEFGRYYAVVPDRRLGAEFGEDDTAADRAARPGTGRGAVPGKGAVPA; from the coding sequence ATGCTCGCATCCGTCGACAACGACGCCGTGGTGATGGCCGTGCTCGCCGACCGCTTCCGGCTGCCCATGGAGCGCCTGGTCCCCGGCGAGATCGCGGTGGCCGAGGTCCCCCACCCGAGCCTGCCGGTGCGCGCATTCACCCGCGACGGCGGGGCGGTGGTGGCGGTCGCGCCCGAGGCGGCCCGGCTGCTCTCCGCCCACCTGCGGGGGCCGGCCACGATCCGGCCCTCGCTCGAGGCGGTCGCGGCCGAGCTGCCCGGGCACATGTTCTCGGGCGTGGCCCGGACCGGCGTGGCCATCCCTCCGCCGCTGGTCCCGGTGACGATCGTCGACACCGCCGACCCGCGCCTGCCCGACTGGGTCCACGGGCACTTCACCGGGGACGCCTGGGTGGTGCTCGAGGACCGCCAGGTGCTGTCCACCGCCGTGCTCAAGCGCTACGACGACCGGCTCCGGGAGATCGCGGTGGGGACGGCGGAGGCGGCGCGCGGCCGCGGGCTGGCCCGCGGCGTCGTCGCGGCCGCCGCCCGCGCCGTGCTCGCCCAGGGTCGCGCGGTCCTCTACAACCACGCCGAGGACAACTTCGCCTCCGCGAAGGTGGCCGAATCGATCGGCCTGCACGAGTTCGGCCGCTATTACGCCGTGGTCCCCGACCGCCGCTTGGGCGCGGAGTTCGGCGAGGACGACACCGCCGCCGACCGCGCCGCCAGGCCCGGCACGGGCAGGGGCGCCGTGCCGGGCAAGGGCGCCGTGCCGGCATGA
- a CDS encoding EI24 domain-containing protein, with amino-acid sequence MAALPPARAGRGAPPGAVSGAGYMARGMRTFLATPAVWLLGLVPVLIAGLLVLALLALLVGNVDAVAAWLTPFADHWSPGARGALRDAVGIAVVLGALLLAVLSFATLANMIGQPFFERISDRVERDLGDPPAGIDSPWWRTLPRATVESLVLFVLILGVNLPLLLLGLTPVVGQSLVPVVQAVVSGYLLSVELLAIPLERRGLRLRARLRFAWSHRGPVTGFGVAAFLLFLVPFANVVAMPGAVIGGTLLVRRLTGARDR; translated from the coding sequence ATGGCCGCCCTGCCTCCCGCTCGCGCGGGCCGGGGAGCGCCGCCCGGGGCGGTCTCCGGCGCCGGCTACATGGCCCGGGGCATGCGCACGTTCCTGGCCACCCCGGCCGTCTGGCTCCTCGGGCTCGTCCCGGTCCTGATCGCCGGCCTGCTCGTCCTCGCCCTGCTCGCCCTGCTCGTCGGCAACGTCGACGCGGTCGCGGCCTGGCTCACCCCATTCGCCGACCACTGGTCGCCGGGAGCCCGTGGCGCGCTCCGGGACGCCGTCGGCATCGCCGTCGTGCTCGGCGCGCTGCTGCTCGCCGTGCTGTCGTTCGCGACCCTGGCCAACATGATCGGGCAACCCTTCTTCGAGCGGATCTCCGACCGGGTCGAGCGCGACCTGGGCGACCCGCCGGCCGGGATCGACAGCCCCTGGTGGCGGACCCTGCCGCGGGCCACCGTGGAGTCGCTGGTCCTGTTCGTGCTCATCCTCGGCGTCAACCTCCCGCTCCTCCTGCTCGGCCTCACCCCCGTGGTCGGCCAGAGCCTGGTCCCGGTGGTCCAGGCGGTCGTCTCGGGCTACCTGCTCTCGGTCGAGCTGCTCGCGATCCCGCTGGAGCGGCGCGGGCTGCGCCTGCGGGCGCGCCTGCGCTTCGCCTGGTCGCACCGGGGTCCGGTGACCGGGTTCGGGGTGGCGGCCTTCCTGCTGTTCCTGGTGCCGTTCGCCAACGTCGTGGCCATGCCGGGCGCCGTCATCGGCGGGACCCTGCTGGTGCGCCGGCTGACGGGCGCCCGCGACCGCTGA
- the dapB gene encoding 4-hydroxy-tetrahydrodipicolinate reductase, whose translation MRVGVLGATGRMGQATCRAVLAAGDLELVAVVARSTAVGRELRTVIPEAPPDLLIGQDLSDVISAEVDVVVDFSAPDATMAAARTLLPEAIHLVSGTTGLPDGAMEELASLTSDDEGGNAVWAPNFALGAVLAMHFAAIAARFYPGEIIEEHHAAKADAPSGTAIRTAHAIAAARAAAPPARAGAGPPTHPGRELAPGARGAEIDGVRVHSVRLPGLVAHQEVVFGGQGELLTVRHDSLDRVSFMPGVLLAVREVPLRHGLTVGLEPLLGLA comes from the coding sequence GTGCGGGTGGGCGTGCTGGGAGCGACGGGCCGGATGGGCCAGGCCACCTGCCGGGCGGTCCTGGCCGCCGGCGACCTCGAGCTCGTCGCGGTGGTGGCCCGTTCGACCGCGGTCGGGCGTGAGCTGCGCACCGTCATACCCGAGGCGCCGCCCGACCTCCTGATCGGCCAGGATCTCTCCGACGTGATCAGCGCCGAGGTCGACGTGGTGGTGGACTTCTCGGCCCCCGACGCCACCATGGCGGCCGCCCGGACCCTGCTGCCTGAGGCGATCCACCTCGTCTCGGGAACGACCGGCCTGCCCGACGGGGCCATGGAGGAGCTTGCCTCTCTGACCAGCGACGACGAAGGCGGCAACGCCGTGTGGGCACCCAACTTCGCGCTCGGCGCGGTGCTCGCCATGCACTTCGCGGCCATCGCGGCCCGCTTCTACCCGGGGGAGATCATCGAGGAGCACCACGCGGCCAAGGCCGACGCGCCCTCGGGCACCGCCATCCGGACCGCCCACGCCATCGCCGCCGCGCGGGCGGCCGCGCCTCCCGCCCGCGCGGGCGCCGGTCCTCCCACCCACCCTGGTCGGGAGCTCGCCCCAGGTGCGCGCGGGGCCGAGATCGACGGGGTGCGGGTGCACTCGGTGCGCCTGCCCGGTCTCGTCGCCCACCAGGAGGTCGTGTTCGGCGGCCAGGGCGAGCTGCTGACCGTGCGCCACGACTCGCTGGACCGGGTCTCGTTCATGCCCGGCGTGCTGCTCGCGGTCCGCGAGGTGCCGCTCAGGCACGGCCTCACCGTCGGCCTGGAACCCCTGCTGGGCCTGGCATGA
- a CDS encoding FAD-dependent thymidylate synthase — MTGDATAARPTWWVEEFDDDERARLEPWFTNVDGPVFALRNLPETVKGALFARYSRTGKSLRRLFLDEFADETEARLGVPNGKQSLEARLGVPSGEEDPEARLGGTRGPATGDRRAAALYQRVFDEYGDDSIAQLGGAHVACEQASNLLTKVLEWGRLAAYLEQSTRYVAYADRPGGRWRYHLDPEVAADAELGPEYRRVLDGLFETYAELLPALTGHLGRVVPHEAGTSEAAWRRAVKARSLDALRGLLPAATTSNLGIYATGQAYEALLLRLAAHPLPEARTCGELLLAELRKVIPAFLTRVDRDDRGVAWSRYLARTAAETARAVEDVLGPAHLGEEGPSVRLTEFDPAGEDKVLTAVAYPHAGAGEAEVAARVAGLGAGDRARLLAAYVGERENRRHKPGRAFERAVYTFDVVADYGAFRDLQRHRLCTIVWQPLTPSLGYEVPPDVEAAGHGDRFEAAMAASAGLFRALAPRFPAQAAYAVSLAHRIRFAITLNARELMHLAELRSTPQGHPAYRAVAQALHRLVAEEAGHRALAGAMRFVVHDEVGLGRLTAERRLEARRALAP; from the coding sequence ATGACCGGGGACGCGACGGCGGCGCGGCCGACCTGGTGGGTCGAGGAGTTCGACGACGACGAGCGGGCCCGGCTGGAGCCGTGGTTCACCAACGTCGACGGGCCGGTGTTCGCGCTGCGCAACCTGCCCGAGACGGTCAAGGGTGCGCTGTTCGCCCGCTACTCCCGCACCGGCAAGAGCCTGCGCCGGCTGTTCCTCGATGAGTTCGCCGACGAAACGGAGGCACGCCTTGGCGTGCCGAACGGGAAACAGAGCTTGGAGGCACGCCTTGGCGTGCCGAGCGGGGAAGAGGACCCGGAGGCACGCCTCGGCGGGACGCGTGGCCCGGCGACCGGGGACCGGCGGGCGGCCGCGCTCTACCAGCGGGTGTTCGACGAGTACGGCGACGACTCGATCGCGCAGCTCGGCGGCGCCCACGTCGCCTGCGAGCAGGCCTCCAACCTGCTCACCAAGGTGCTCGAATGGGGCCGGCTGGCCGCCTACCTCGAGCAGTCGACCCGCTACGTCGCCTACGCCGACCGCCCTGGCGGCCGCTGGCGCTACCACCTGGACCCGGAGGTGGCCGCCGACGCCGAGCTCGGCCCCGAGTACCGCCGGGTGCTCGACGGGCTCTTCGAGACCTACGCGGAGCTGCTCCCCGCGCTCACCGGGCACCTCGGCCGGGTCGTGCCCCACGAGGCGGGCACCAGCGAGGCGGCGTGGCGGCGGGCGGTGAAGGCCAGGTCCCTGGACGCCCTGCGCGGCCTGCTCCCGGCCGCGACCACCTCCAACCTCGGCATCTACGCGACCGGCCAGGCGTACGAGGCGCTCCTGCTGCGCCTGGCCGCGCACCCGCTGCCCGAGGCACGGACCTGCGGCGAGCTGCTCCTAGCCGAGCTGCGCAAGGTCATCCCGGCCTTCCTGACCCGGGTCGACCGGGACGACCGAGGGGTGGCGTGGTCCCGTTACCTCGCCCGCACCGCGGCGGAGACCGCCAGGGCGGTCGAGGACGTGCTCGGCCCGGCCCACCTGGGCGAGGAGGGCCCGTCGGTCCGCCTCACCGAGTTCGACCCGGCCGGCGAGGACAAGGTGCTCACCGCCGTCGCCTACCCGCACGCGGGCGCCGGCGAGGCGGAGGTGGCCGCCCGGGTCGCGGGACTGGGCGCCGGCGACCGGGCCCGCCTGCTCGCCGCATACGTCGGCGAGCGGGAGAACCGGCGCCACAAGCCGGGGCGGGCGTTCGAGCGAGCCGTCTACACCTTCGACGTGGTGGCCGACTACGGGGCCTTCCGCGACCTGCAACGCCACCGGCTCTGCACGATCGTCTGGCAGCCGCTCACCCCCTCGCTGGGCTACGAGGTGCCGCCCGACGTCGAGGCGGCGGGCCATGGCGACCGCTTCGAGGCCGCGATGGCCGCCTCGGCCGGCCTCTTCCGGGCGCTCGCCCCCCGCTTCCCGGCCCAGGCCGCCTACGCCGTCAGCCTGGCCCACCGGATCCGCTTCGCCATCACGCTGAACGCCCGGGAGCTGATGCACCTGGCCGAGCTCCGCTCCACGCCCCAGGGCCACCCCGCCTACCGGGCGGTGGCGCAGGCGCTGCACCGGCTCGTGGCCGAGGAGGCCGGCCATCGGGCACTGGCCGGCGCCATGCGCTTCGTCGTCCACGACGAGGTCGGCCTCGGCCGCCTGACCGCCGAGCGACGCCTCGAGGCGAGGCGGGCGCTCGCGCCGTAG
- a CDS encoding CBS domain-containing protein yields the protein MKVRDVASSAVVAVGPGHSLREATRVMAKHGVGSAVVQDVEQLVGILTERDVLNAVATGAEPDETSVQDIMTGDVVTVGPDWDLVEAAGEMARRRIRHLVVYEGGQLLGILSVRDVLPALLPDFQAGR from the coding sequence GTGAAGGTTCGGGATGTCGCGAGCAGCGCGGTGGTGGCGGTCGGACCTGGGCACTCCCTCCGCGAGGCCACCAGGGTGATGGCCAAGCACGGGGTCGGCTCCGCCGTCGTCCAGGACGTCGAGCAGCTGGTCGGCATCCTGACCGAGCGGGACGTCCTGAACGCGGTCGCGACCGGCGCGGAGCCGGACGAGACCTCGGTGCAGGACATCATGACCGGCGACGTCGTCACCGTGGGACCCGACTGGGACCTGGTCGAGGCGGCCGGCGAGATGGCCCGCCGGCGCATCCGCCACCTCGTCGTCTACGAGGGCGGGCAGCTCCTCGGCATCCTCTCGGTGCGCGACGTGCTGCCAGCGCTGCTGCCCGACTTCCAGGCCGGGCGCTGA